TCAGAATCAGTGCTTGGAGCAAGTGCAGCAGGAACATGAAGGAATAAAATCCAGAAAGAGGAGAGCCATCGAGGGGTCTCcagtttataaatataaactgCACGAGCATCTGGTTAACCCCTGCCCCATGTGGGTGCAGGGAAGAACCCAAGCAGCCTCTGTAAGCCTCAAAGAATTGAGCCGAGATTTCAGTGGCCAGGTGACATAGAGGAGTCAGAGTTGGGAGCCCACGTTCCGCCCAGCTGTCTTCTGTAAGAAAAATTGATATTCTTGAGAACATAATGGAGTTCAGTCTCTACCGTGTATCATTCCACATGTCCAGCACACCATCCAAAATTACCAAGGAGGAAACCGGAAAGTGTGACCAGTactcaaagaaaaagataatcaaTAGGCAGCAACCCTAGGATGTCTCTGATTATAATGAGCAGAGAAGGATTTTAAAGGCAGTTGCTATAATATACTtaagtatataaaagaaaatataattgtaaaGAACAAACATATGGGACATCCCAGCAGAAAAACAGGAATTAAATAgccaaacaggggcacctgagtgggtcggttggttaagcacctgactcttttattttttaaatattttatttatttatttatttatttatttgagagagagagtgtgcacatgtgcatgcatgcgcAGTGGGcagtgggagcagagggggagggagagggagagagaaagaatttcaggcagactctgcactgagcatggagcccgatgtggggctagatctcacaatcttgatatcatgacctgagtggaaaccaggagttggacggtcaaccacccaggtgccccaagtgtctgactcttgatctcagctcaagtcttgatctcaaggtagtTGAGTTCAAGCCCACTGGCCATGGAGCatactgagagaaagaaagaaagaaagaaagaaagaaagaaagaaagaaagaaagaaagaaagaaagaaagaaagaaagaaagaaaagatagaagtagccaaatggaaattctagaactatATATTAAAACACCTAATATAACAAATTCACTGGATAACTTTAATTTCAGATTAGAGATAACAGAGGAAAAGAATTAGTACCCTTAAAGATAGGTCAATGAAGTTCTCCAATctgaaaaaaacagaagcaaccCTGGAGAAAAATGAGCAGAGCCCCAGTGACTTGTTGAACAATATCAAGAAGTCTCACATTGTTTGTAAATAGAGTCctataatgagagagagagagagatgtctcCAAATTTGGTGAAATATCCAAGATTCTTGGCAAACTCCCAAGCACATTAAGTACAAATAGAACCACACCTAAGCACATCCTCTTCAAAGCACTGAAATCCCcaatcaaagagaaaatctttaaagcagccagagaaaaacagcACATTGTAAACAGAATGATACATAATAATAGCTGACTTCTTACCCAAAGCCGGTAGGTAATTAATTGGCATATgtaaagtgttgaaagaaaaaaaaaaaccttggaattTCATAACTATTTTATATCTAGTAAAAGTATCTACACTTTTACATCTGGCAAAGATACcttcaagaataaaaatgaaataaaggcattttaatgtaaatgaaaactaAGAGAGTCCTTTGCCGGTACAGCAGCATTTTacaaaaaactaaagaaacatgGAATACTGTGTGCCAAACAGGATCCTTCATGTTTTATGTAGTTGTTTGTGTTCCCGAGAAGCCACGCCTGGAACAAAGTTTCATTTGGAGTAGTTGATTTAGTAGAGGTTATGGGCTGAATCATATCCTTCCCAAGTTTggatgttgaagtcctaaccctgtACCTCAAAATGTGAGGTGCCGTATTTAGAGATATGGTACCttgaattttgaacattttcagagaaaaagaggtGATTAAGCTAACTGGAGGACTTCTGGGTGGGTCttgatccaatatgactgatgtttttattttattttatttttaaaaaagattttttttatttatttatttgacacacacacagagagagagagagagagagagagagcgtgagcaagagaagcaggagagggagagggagaagcagcctctccactgagcagggagccagaagtgggacttgatcccaggaccttgagatcatgacctgagcccaaggcagatgcttaaccgactgagccacccagacttggCACAACTGATGTTTTCCTAAGAAGAGgagatacagggcagcccgggtggctcagaggtttagcaccgccttcggcccagggtttgaacctggaggcccgggatcgagtcccacgttgggctccctgcgtggagcctgcttctccctttgcctgtgtctctgcctttctctgtctctgtctctcataaaaaaataaataaaatcttaaaaaaaaaaatgaagaggagataCAGACACGGAGAGATACCAGGAATGTGGATACATGAAGAGATGACCCTGTGGAGGACGAAGGGGGAAGGTAGCCATCTGcgagccagggagagaggcctcagaaggaaccacaCCAGCTCACACCTTGATTCCAGATTTCTCGTCTCCAGCACTGTGAGGACCTACATTTCTGCTGCTGTGTTAGCCACCCGgactatggtattttattatggcagccccagcaaactaatGCAGTAGGTGGTCCCAGGAAACACAGCAGAAGAGTGGGGAAGACAGAAGGGCCCCCAGGGCAAGGTGTATTATGAAGCTCTGTGGGCAGCTGCCAATGTGGGCACTCCAGTGGACAGGCCTGAGGGGAGTAGCTAAAGATCACAGTATTTAGGGGGACAGGGTTTGCTGCCAGGAAGGCAGGGGTTCAATCCTCCTGGCTCTtagtttatctgtaaaatggggataacagcaCTTAAATGAGAGTAAAATAACAGTTTCCGTGTAGACCCCTTAGATGGTGTTTGACATAATCGAAGTGTTCAATAAGTGtcatgatttttatcatttaacatataaataattaataataaataatcatttcATGACGATTCTGTGAGATTAGTGTAAGTGATGATAATTATGTCGAAAGTATCTCCACTAAtcgaaataattaaaatttaagttatgATGGGAATCTTAACTTTATACGTGTTTAGCATATtatcttagaaaataatatacTAAGTACTTAAATATGTAGTGTATGTTCGGTAGTAATCCACTTACATACACATGTGATTTTCATGTTGCTGGGGGCTGTGCTGTACTGAAATTACACTCCCTTGTGTTCTGAATTTCCTGCTTCTACAATCACAAACTGTAAAGTATAacacttacatattttattcGTGACATATGTCAGGTGTTTACTTCCTCTAAGTCCCAAGGTTTGGAAAGGGACTTTTGGTGAGTCATCCTCTCAGTAACTCATGATGTATGACCTTATTGTCTGCCTGCTGCCTCCGAGCATGGCTTCCTGAAATAAGGCTTCATTTCCCTAAATGCTGACTGGTTGCAGCGGCTTTGTTACTGTCTACATGCTGGGGCCGGATTCCTGGAATCGCCCTTGAGGGGCCTCATGGTGCCTCCTGGCAAACTCAAGTGAATTTTGTAACAGAGGTATCAGGTACTTCAGTAAATCACCTTCAGGTATGGAAAACACGAAGGCTCATAACAGCTTTAGTGATCAAAACGGATTATCCTTTCACAAGCAGTAGTCTTAGAATCAAAATCTATCTAAATACAGAATTACTATGGTCacgttttattctttttttttttaaagatgttatttatttattcatgaaagacacagagagagaggcagagacacaggcagagggagaagcaagcttcctgcaagaccccagggtcacgccctgagctgaaggcagatgctcaatcactgagccacccaggtgcctctattgtcacattttaaaaaacaattttcagaTTATACGACTGAAACTGAATGGGccaattcacttaaaaaaaatcttcattaagAGAATGTTGAAAACacatttttgataattttgtttctatgaaaatCACAATAAGCATTTTATTGATTTCAATGAcaggaaaaaatcattttgtgtgGGCATTATAACCAATACTAGGACTTGGGGGATTTAAAAAAGGGTTTGACTTAAAGTATTCACTCATCCATTTAAGATCTTTATTAAGCACCACATATTGCCAAGCACTAGTCTAGGTGCCCATAGTCACAACTGTGAATAAGATACAGTTGTTTCTTGAACAACCTAAATTTGAACCATGTAGGTCCACTTAcgcatttttttttacagtaaagtACTGTAagtatattttcccttttatgattttcttaataacatgttcttttctctagcttactttattgtaagaatacagtatacaatacCCACAACATATAATATATGTGTTGATTGTGTATGTAGTCCGTAGTCTTCCAGCCAAAagcaggctattagtagttaaagtgtttggggagtcaaagttatacattttgatttttgacTGTGCGGGAGGTTGGCATCCCTAAtacctgcattgttcaagggtcaactgtacacttaaacaaataacttttggggtgcctggctagctcagtccacagagcatgtgactcttgatcttggatcaTGAGTtcaaagccccacattgggtgtagagatagcttgaaaataaaatcttaaaaaaattactactttcacatttgaaagaattatttcaaTCAGCAAAATATCTGGAATAAATTATGaaagaagaatgaacaaaaacaatTCCTGACATTCAGCAAATGTCAGAGAAATAGCCAAATCCCAGATGATGAGTCAGGGATAGGCCAATTACTTCCAATTTGGAAaatgactaaaaacaaaagaaaaaaccaaaatagaaacaATCACACATTAcacataatcaaaaaaaaaaaaaactaccataaaAATGGTTAGGCAATAATTGCACAAAACAGTCTAGGAATGTTCTTGGCCATTTAAAACTTAGGcccaggcgcctgggtggctcagttggtcaagcatctgacttcagctcaggttgtgatccccaggtcctgggaatgagttgtgcatggggctcctggctcgctggggagcctgcttctcctgccccctctgcctaCCACTTGCCTACtcatcctcattctctctctctccaaaataaacaaaatcttttaaaaaactgccacAAAGCCATGTACCCATAAGCAATCCCAAATGAATCTATATATAGCTATCAGATCCAATATGATAAAAGTCTAGGGATGGAATAAAATAAACGAGGAAGAGCCAACAGTCATCTGACCATTCCCACAAGGTCCATGTCTTGATGGGTTCCCTTGGATGCATGAATGTGTGTTCAGCacattctattttctctgttcAGAGCAATCAAGTTCTGTCAAATGGCGCCGTATAAACAAAACTCAAGAGACCTAAACAAACCAGACCAGTCACGTCACTTTATTTATTAGTATCTTTCCAGGGGACAAAATCCTCACAGACATTCAAGATAACCTTCCGCAGAAAATAAAGGGACTTGGAATGAATTTAAGGAAGTCTCATCTAGGCTGTGTGAGAGAGAACCATCCCATGGAATGTTATCTGTCCAAAACATacatattgagcacttactagaTGTCTAGCACTGTACTAAATGCTGAGGATccagattttaataaaatctgttcAATCCCTGTAAGAGCTCACAGACTAATGGGGCAACCCTGAGGACTAATTATAACACGTGATGTGGCAGTGTAGGAGGTCCTAGGGAGGCCAGGAGGAGAAAGTCATTACTTGGGCCCTCACAGAGTGAGTAATGGCTTCCTAGAGAACTTTAGTTTAGTGTAAAGGAGGAGACAGTGGAAAAAATTTATTCCAGGCACAGCAATAAATGCTCAGAAGAACACGGAGTCCTTAGGGAACAGCATGTGTTACTATCACTGGTGGGTGGGTGAGGCTTTGTCCTACCAACAGGAGATGACGTTGAAGAGGAGAACTGGGGTCAGGGTGCCGGGCGGGCGCAGTCAGAGGAggagcgtgcgactcttgatcttggggttggagTGTGAGTCCTATgtcgggtgtagagattgcttaaataaataaataaataaacttaaaaaaatttgattCTCCTTTTCCTCAAATCCACCCAAACAATCAGCAAACAAGTAAATCGGTATGTTTATCTCCTGTTAGGCATTAGCCCTCTATCTCCCCCCTGGACTTCAGGAGATCATCTAGATCACTGACAAGATTTTAAGAGAGGATAACTAGTATGTATTGAAGCCTAACAGTTAGGTGCCTTACCAGATAGGTAGGAAACCGGTCTTTTGTTTTACCAGGATTCCTCAGGTGTTTGGGAGTCAAAAGACAATACTgcctttggggggtggggtgggtcagATTTAGACTATTTGGGTTAAATACCAGCTTGAAGAAAATCAGGTTTCTTGCATAGCTAAGAACCAAGTTTGAGCTATTTTATACTCTATCCAAAAGACTATGGGGACCTTTTCTAAAACCCAAGAGGATTTGGGATCCCCAGTTACATAAGAAAAGATAATTTATCtataatttatctatctatatctaagAAAAGATATAATCTAAATatgtctataaaatgaaattatataagaaaagataatttatctgtatttttatacacATCAATGAGACTGAACactattattttctaattaagcAATTCAGATGCTGCAAAATTGACATCCCCCCAGGATGCATTTCAGTTTTGGAACACCGCACTTCTTTGTTATGAGTTTAAGGACGTTCAAAACATAGCTTCAATTTCAGATTTCAGATCCTTAAATACACAGGCTCTTGAGGCCACTGAACTAGCTATATAGAAAGTTACATAGTAGGAATTTTTATCTACTGCTAccatttttcaaaactcatcaGTTTCCAAGGTAAATTAATTTCTATTGCTTCTAAAATGACCACAAGCGACTTACTttatagcttttttattttacaataaagtaaagcAGATTTTGTAAAGTgtattagtttttaaagtaaatcctAAAAGTAAATCCACTAAAAGTGGAGTGTGATTTCTTTAGAAATCAGaagcaagcaagaaaataaacaggAATCTTGGTTGATTAGTAAGAACAAGTAAGTGGAAGTAATCTGTGAACAGCTTCTAACCAAATAGCCACATACTTGGTATGAGTGGGGAAGCCTTCTCCTTCAAGAGGAAACTTATTGCCAGAAAAGAAACGCTGGAAACTCCTGTCCCTGATGGGTAGTATGTGGGgtagctgtgattttttttccctcttccaagCTTTGGCGAGTTTACAAGGTCCCTGCAGGTACAAAGGACTAAGTGTCACTACTTTTCAAAACCAGAAAGTCCACAGAGACATGTTAATTAAATCTAGGCTGGAGCaaaaaaagactggagaaaaTTTAACATCTCCTAGAGACAAATATAGTTTCAGAGCTTTTAAAagccctgggggaaaaaaagagaggaaaaaaaaaaaaaaaaaaagccctggaaACCAGTAGAGACTAAGAATAAATTGGAGCCAATtagccaagaaaaggaaataaagaaactaaacagaattaaaaaaaaattaaaagtagtgaAGAGGGAGATACatataaaagtttttgttttccattattttatcatAAGTTGCTACCTCTAAAGCAATGGTTTTTAGATGAAACACTTTTCTGTAAGCAATATGTTTTCCATAAGTAGTAATGTATTCTTGACTCCCTCAAAGTGAAATTTATAGTAACTTACCTatagacataattttaaaaaatgtgatgggGGCACccgggcggctcagttggttggaccTCTGACTCtaaatttctgctcaggtcatgatctcgggattgtgggatggagccctgggttgggctctgagctcagcacagagtctgcttgggattctctctctctctccctttgctcctccccctgctttctctctctctgtctctctctctctctctctctcaaataaattaaataaactctaggattcctgggtggctcagcagtttagtgcctgccttcagaccagagcatgatcctggagacccaggatggagtcccacattgggctccctgcatggagcctgcttctccctctgcctgtatctctgcctctctctctctctctctctctgtgtgtctctcatgaaaaaataaaatcttaaaaaattaaactctttttaaaaagggctgtaattataatataaaggagaagtaaaaggaaaataattaaacaaaagcatcagtatttttttagattttatttatttatttgagagatagagggtgagacagagaaagcacaggatggggagagtcagagggagaagcagactcccccctgagcagggagcctgatgtggggcttgatcccaggactctgggatcatgacttgagccaaaggcagccgttTAACCACCTGATCCACCAGGGTGCCCCAAGAAAGGGTATTTTAAGATGTAAATGTGGGGCAAGGCATGGCAGGGTCTGCAGCCCAGAGGGGTGGTGTGACAGATAAGTTAGTAGCATCAATGACTTGATACCAGGAGCAGTTTGTTGTCACTTGGCAAAATTTCAAACACAACCCATTACAACATTCTTTTCAGGTAGTAATTGCATCTCCAGAAAAATTCTCTGTGTACAaccagtacaaaaaaaaaaagaaaaaaaagatattgttgtttttaaagaaaccatGGCACAAGGATGGCCAAGGAAGGGGTGGTAGAACAAAAGATTGAACAGAAGGTCGGGACACCTGATCCCGAGTCCTGAATGTCCCCCTGGTGATGGACACTGGCTGTTTTGAGTGCCAGGCACCTGAATCTCCTTCCTTGATTGGGGGATCCTCCCACCATATGAGGTTCACTGGCAGACGCAGCTCTTCCCCTGCAATGTGAGGCACCGCATATTCCTCTTGCCTGCCCCTGACAGGAACACTGGCCTAGAACTTAGAATCTGAAGGGAGTGGAGAACAATCTTGGAGTAGTGATGGATTATTTGTGGGGCAGTCGTGTTGCAGAGTTAAATGGCAGGCGTGAGAGCCCATGTTGCTGGGGGGCCCATGGCTGGGTGAGCTGTGGAGCGCTCCTTTAACTTTCTGGGCTTAGTCCTTGCTTGGTTTCCCAAGATCCTGTAAGAAATAATTTTGGGGGGCTTCTGTTGACCAGCCACAAGCTCTGACAGGTCCCACTTCCCCTTGGTCTCAGTTAGCTCCCATGTGTGGTGAATAAAAGTTCCTTCCAGACTTGATGGTGTCCAGTCAGTGAATCCATGAAGGCCACCATTGGGGAGACACCCTTTACACATAGTCTGAGCTTTGGAGTTTCCAAAGGGCTCTCAAGTCTATTATTGCATCTGGCTTCGAGGTACGGGGAGTAAGACACTGTAAGCAAAGTGTCTATTCTGGTGCCTGGAACACATgaagccctcaataaataaatgacagttaCCACTGCAGACATAGGCTGACACCTAGAATAGATTATAAAGTGAACAGAtaaagctgccttttttttttttaaatttatttatgatagtcacacacacagagggagaggcagagacacaggcagagggagaagcaggctccatgcaccgggagcccgatgtgggattcaatcccgggtctccaggatcgcgccctgggccaaaggcaggtgccaaaccgctgcgccacccagggatctcaaagCTGCTTTTTGTACAGTtggtatgatttcattttagTAGGCATCTTGTTTTGCACACCAGAGTATCCTCTCTGAAAATACTGCATATTCGATATGTATCTGTTGGAACAAtgaatttctgtaaaataaaattatgccatTTGCTAGTATGTACCTGGGAAGATTCTAGAGGAATCTACAAGGGTGGTTTATCAGTTTCTTCAGGCTTCCatgacaaaatatcacagactggatggcttaaagaAAAGGAGATTTATTTCCTCACGGTTCTGGATCAAGATGAGGATGTCAGCAGGTATGGCTCCTTCtggggcctctctccttggcttgcagacgaCTGTCTTCCccagtgtcctcacatggtctttcttctGGATCGCTGTATATGTTCacatttcctcttcttgtaagggaagattggattagggcccctCTACCAGCCTCATTTTAAGTTAATCACCTCTCCAAAGGTCCCATcaccaaatatagtcacattttgaggtataAGGGGCTAAGGTTCCAACACAAATTTCGAGGGGACACAATTCTGTCCATAACAGGTAGCAGTATGGAAGATTTACTTTTCCTAAACAATAGTTTCTACGTTGTTTCTGTAGTGTTTAAATACTTTACAAGAAACCTAGTGATTTTGTAATTTGAAAAAGCAATAATGTTAGGACAAAGAAAAACCCATTTGTGTTCCTATGTAATAAGTAGTTAGATTCTAGGCTTATATAATTACAAACAGATTTTTTCACTTATGTAAATGTCTCCTGGGGCAGTTGAAAGTCGAGAGGGATGCAGGACCGTTCTATGTTGTGAAGGGTTGACCTGGGCAGTGCAGGATGTACAGTATCCTCTCTCTGCAACTCTTGCCACTAGCACCTCTCCTCCAtcactgtgacaaccaaaacaATGCCCCCAAAGTTTCCAAAAACTCTCCCATTGGTCATCactttaaagtataattttatactaatattcataaatctttaaagcattttcttctttcctctatgTAACCATCTTACCTCTGAATCcctgctaaagaaaaaaagaggaagaaatcatactagttacctttatttttttaaaaagacttttattatttattcctgagagacacagagagaggcagagacacaggcagaggagaagcaggctccatgcagggagcccaatgtgggacttgatctcaggacccaggatcacaccctgagctgaagacagacgctcgaccgctgagccacccagctgtccccacGCTAGTTACCCTTTAGCCAGGCCAGTGGGAAGCTCAGCTGTGTCTGAATCATAGCAGAATTTCATGATAACTAGAGTTGTCTAAAGACAGCTAAACCTCTTGCTGTAGTTTATCCAAATTGCAGGCATGATgttcaggagaaaataaaataaataaatagctgatGTGTAGCGAGAACTGCAGATGTACCAGGCATTGTCCAAAGAGCTCCATGTATACAAacttattcattcttttcaaCAACCCTATGAGGGAGGCACTATTATttgagagatgaagaaacaggcacaGGAAAGTGATGGGACTTGCACATGATGGAGCTTCTGAGCAGACGATCTGGTTTTGGGGCCGCCATCCTCAGCTGCCAGAGAGACTGGCTTTCCCTACTGACAGTTTTCTGGGTATCCGACATTGAGGAAGCAGTTTACCTACATACTCTA
The Canis lupus familiaris isolate Mischka breed German Shepherd chromosome 18, alternate assembly UU_Cfam_GSD_1.0, whole genome shotgun sequence genome window above contains:
- the YAE1 gene encoding protein YAE1 homolog isoform X3; this translates as MSWVQRAPLVRGPGEEGDVFDEEADESLLVQREWRSHMQRRVKEGYRDGIDAGKAVTLQQGFNQGYKEGAEIIINYGQLRGTLRDLVNSPKLGRGKKNHSYPTYYPSGTGVSSVSFLAISFLLKEKASPLIPRLTLQPQDQESHAPPLTAPARHPDPSSPLQRHLLLVGQSLTHPPVIVTHAVP
- the YAE1 gene encoding protein YAE1 homolog isoform X2; the encoded protein is MSWVQRAPLVRGPGEEGDVFDEEADESLLVQREWRSHMQRRVKEGYRDGIDAGKAVTLQQGFNQGYKEGAEIIINYGQLRGTLRDLVNSPKLGRGKKNHSYPTYYPSGTGVSSVSFLAISFLLKEKASPLIPTISTPDIGLTLQPQDQESHAPPLTAPARHPDPSSPLQRHLLLVGQSLTHPPVIVTHAVP